A window of Daphnia pulicaria isolate SC F1-1A chromosome 4, SC_F0-13Bv2, whole genome shotgun sequence genomic DNA:
GGAAGATCTAGAAAGCTTAATTTTCGACGACAACGCCCTTCCAACAGATGACTCTGATGACAAGGCAAAGAAGTTCCAGAATAACTTGAAATGCAACGAGAAACATGGAGATGGGCCTTCCGTTCCTCATGAACACCACCATGACATGCCAGAAGGTCCTATgtcgaaaaatattaaagaatCCGTCGATCAGTTATTAGGCCTTTCAGAATCCAATGGAACACCCTCCTCTAGCAACCAGGAACATATTCTTAGAAATGATGCGGAATATCTGTTACAAGTGGCAGAGGATGAACTTGATGAACCAGAAGAGAAGCTTCTGCCTCCGAAACACGATCCTAAACCTTATCAAACCAGCAAGAAATCCTCTtcttcagaaaaaagaaaagaatccaaCAAGAAACCATACAAGAAGGAAGAACCACTTGACGCCCTGGTTGGCATGGCCAAAAAGTTGTTGGGACAGGAAGGAAATAATCCAACTCTAGACATCGTTGCAAACATGGCATCTGCATACATTAAGAATATGGACAACtctgggaaaaagaagaatgcaaATAGTGGTCCTGATCTGAGTGCGATGCTGCAAATGGCCTCTCTTTTCAGCGGTGGTAATGCCGGTCAAGACAATCCTCTGCAATCCATTATGTCTTTATTAGGTAACTCAGGCATGGACATGAACCAGCTTCTTCAAATGGGCTCGGCATTTATGGGAAATGGCTTGGAGGCTCCAGCTAGCCGAAAAAGCAAGTCTTCCAATCCCTTTGCAGAAATGCTCATTCGCATCGTAGCTAACTTTCTCAACATGGATTCTGTCGTTTTGCTGGATTACTACACCGGATTGACTAAATTGACTGAAGCCAAAAGCTGGAATGAAATCAACGCTATTCTACGTAAAACCACTGGAATGGATGTTGAAACCACATTGGATTTGTTGATGAATGACGATGTCCGCCAACAGGTGAgcttttgttgtgtgtttACCGATCCTTATCCATTCTAATGCGTTTCAATTAGTTGTCTGACAGCGCCACATCTTCATTGGCACACTGGCTCCAAGAATTCTTGGACCCTGACAGTTTCCAGAGTAAAATCACCTATCTCAATGCCTTTGCGTTCCAGAACAAGTATCCACTTGTTGATTCCAAGAATTTCGTCGAATCACTATCTGTGTTAGTGGAACGGCTTTCTGAAGATTACTTAAACGCCAAGATCAATTTGAGACCGTACTTGAAGCAATCTGAAAAGCAAATCAATGCCTTGTTGCACGTTGACGGATCCGAACGCTTGGACTTCCGCAAACTAAGCGAAAATGAATTAGCTTTGATCATCCGAAATACGATGAAAAACGAAGTATTTGATCCTCTAGCGGAACTTTGGACTGACTTCAGGTATGCAACACGTTTTCCAAAATGCGCTCGCACCATTGTTTGCCTACGAAATGCTCCATCAAACTCTGCCCGAAGTTCGCAGGGGCTTAAACAAGGAGTCACTCGTGCTATGAGGTAACATTCTTACCAATAACGAttaaaacttgtttttcacctaaaagttttggtttttctagTACCGTTGTTGTCTGGGCGCTGAGCAAAACCAACAACAGGGGTATGCCACCATTTGATGTTCTGTACAAAGCCGCGTTTGATGGTACTACAGATTGCGAGGTATAAGTTTCATGCAGTGGATACTCCCGATAACTTTTACTGACCCATTGCCCTTTGCTTTTGCAGACCAAATATCGAGAAAACTGTAATCAGATTCTGAACGGACCTCTTCCGTCTATGCGGTTGGACTATGAGCATCACGAACTTTGATTCCATAGTCTTCGTCTGTAAATTCTCCTACTATATGTCTAATCGTGTCTCGAGTTTTTAGTTTGATTTTcttgatctaagaatttgtaTTGCTGCTGATGTTAGTGTTCATTTAGTCAAGATTTtgctaatattatttttagtttagttCTAACCCTACAATCTTTTGGAAATTTACTGGTTAATATATTGCGTGTAAATTTAGTTTAATTTTGAACTACACATGCTGTTTAAACACACTGACTTGTATTGAAATATCCAACATAAAATCACATCTCTTACATCACcagaaatcaaaataacataaGATTAGCCAGACGGATGGCTAGAAAGAAGTACGAGAAACTATGAGAACCTCGATTAGAAAACGTAAGGtaagaaatcaacatttttaagTAGCGCAATTACACGCGCAGAGCATTTTGGAATAAAGAATTAGTAAGGTTCAATTATTATAGTGTCAACACAGGATCGTTTGTTTTTGGCACAACAAACATTAAACAAAGAGAGCGTGAATATCTCAAGGTTTACGATAATCCCAAATATTCAGCAGCTATAAATCTATTCGAGAATGCGGGCAAGACTTTCACTTTTGCTGCGTGAGTGGCGAGCCTGAGCTCCTCGCAATTTAGCTTGCCGAACATCTTGTTGGGCAGCGTGTAAAAGAGTATCGAAATTTTGATTCTGAGGAAAAGTTGCAGAAGTAGAAGCTGTCGCTGTATTCTGACTTGGCGACGCCCCATCTTCCGACTCCTCGGTTCCTTCGTTTGActcgctgctgccgctgctttGGTTctcaaaagagaaatgaacttTGCGATCTTGGCTGGCTGTTTTGTTGGCTTCGTTGGCAGGAGATTCAGAGGCTCCTGCTGATGCTGATGACTCCTCTGCTTGAGTTAACGTAATGGCCGAAGAACACATCGGGCACTTCTCTTGGACATAGAGCCACTTAAATCGAGACCAAATTTGGAATGTTAGTGAAATTGATcgtgatttttaaattattattttctctacCTTTCGAAGACAATTGCCGTGGAAAAAATGGCGACATCGTGTGACACGTACACTTCCAGTGACATTCATTGTTTGATAGCAAATTGCACAAACGTCATTGTGGGTAGCCAGCTGTTCTTGGCTGGCTGATGGCAAAGCGTTTATGTGTTTGACAGCTTCCCGTCGACGAAGGAAAGAGATCCATCCTGTCTGCAATCGTTGCCATACATTAAAATAACAATGGACAATCAGGACGGCACTATTTGACCACGACCACTGGCCAACTAATGATTCGTGGAAGCCAGCGCAGACGACGAATAACGCGACCATGAACTCCAAGCATCGAACTACAGCTCGCGTGTCtagataaagaaaagaagtatattatttattatctttctcaaaattttgtaataattACAGTAAATGACGTCATCGAGCGCTTCCCATGCATCCTCACGGGTTGAATCGTAAAGGAAAAGACAGTAGATCACTAATAATCCAACaacctaaaagaaaaacaattaatcgATTATCTAGACTTTGAAATGATATTGATGGTGAAACCTTACCTGGACAGAAGTCATCACGCAAGTGGAGATAACTACTAACGTCCAAAAGTTGAGGTCAAAGATGTAACACAAGATGAACGTCATGTAAAGGGGGAAAGCGAAAAGGAAAACGCAGAGTAGCAAGATTTTGACGTGCCTTACAATGTGTCGGTCCTTGTTAGCAGAAAGGGCTAATAACATTGGCTCCGTTGTTTCGTAAACTGACTGAATTAATGAAGCTACCACAACAAACAAGATAATGGAGAAAATCGCTAATCGTTGTGGCATCTTGATACGAATTAAGCCAGTTTGAGCGGCCAAAAGAGCCATCGTGAGACCCTCTGTCAAACCGGTGTGGGGATTTTGTTCTGCTGCGTAAGCTTGATAGTTTTggatgaatatttttattccggCTTGGCCTAGTGCAGAGGCGTAAGACATGGCGACGCACGTACTAGCGAGTGTTAGTGGTGAATCACAAATTTGTGAAATAGCGCAAAGGAAAACCATGTACCACTCGTCTGAATAGACGCCGGAATTCGCTACTAGATCAGGGTGAATGAGCAAAGCGTGAAGTTGGTTGAGACAATGGCCCAGCCAAAACACGAAAAACTGACTGGGAACAAACAATCGCGAGCATACGTCCATAGCCAAATGTGCCAAGCTCAGGGCTTCAACCTCATGGACTGCGTACAAGTACAAAAACCTCATTTCACTGAGAATCGCAGGGACGCAGGACAGAACATAGTAAATAGCGGCTAGGATGATAGCAGCCGTTGCAAAATTATGAACAAGGAGTAGGTCGGACTGGGCGAAACCCGAGAGACGGATTACTATGGGTAAACAATAGATGGCTAAAAATGCCCGCTTGGAGTTTGATTCAACGTCAAGAAAGAAGTTGACGCAGGATACGATAAAGAGTTGAACAGACAAGACGGCTAACTGGTGCAATAAACTAAAACATTCTAGATCCATTTCCATTGGATCAACGATGAGACCAATACCGATGAGAGTACGCTCAGCAAATTGGTACGCTGGAACCTCAGAACTTATTCCAGGAGGTCTAAAATTGGAAGAGAATTCTTTTAATATTATTGCTTCTTTTAAgattaaaacaaaacttaCCGAAACTCTCTAGCAAATTTCAGGGCATATTCAGGACTGAAATTTATTACTGAAGGTAGCTGGGCTGCTGGAGGAGTCACTGAACCACCACCAGATTTTGTGTATGTTGTATCTTTGTCTAAATCTTGGGACTCgatcaaaacaaaatgccTCGATAAAAGTGATGCACCAGTTAATGCAGCCAAACTTAGGTAATGCATGTAGATGGTGACCAATTTTGGTAGTGGAACAATGAGTATTACTATTCCATGAATTAACACtgtaaccaaaacaaaaaaaattgtaatgttaattaaaacaatt
This region includes:
- the LOC124338168 gene encoding RING finger protein 145-like, whose protein sequence is MFSTRNWPALDLNLKGEHFESFASVVLRVPGLMLIDQWSHISSDRLLPQTSDIMDKCYAFIFHLMLIHGIVILIVPLPKLVTIYMHYLSLAALTGASLLSRHFVLIESQDLDKDTTYTKSGGGSVTPPAAQLPSVINFSPEYALKFAREFRPPGISSEVPAYQFAERTLIGIGLIVDPMEMDLECFSLLHQLAVLSVQLFIVSCVNFFLDVESNSKRAFLAIYCLPIVIRLSGFAQSDLLLVHNFATAAIILAAIYYVLSCVPAILSEMRFLYLYAVHEVEALSLAHLAMDVCSRLFVPSQFFVFWLGHCLNQLHALLIHPDLVANSGVYSDEWYMVFLCAISQICDSPLTLASTCVAMSYASALGQAGIKIFIQNYQAYAAEQNPHTGLTEGLTMALLAAQTGLIRIKMPQRLAIFSIILFVVVASLIQSVYETTEPMLLALSANKDRHIVRHVKILLLCVFLFAFPLYMTFILCYIFDLNFWTLVVISTCVMTSVQVVGLLVIYCLFLYDSTREDAWEALDDVIYYTRAVVRCLEFMVALFVVCAGFHESLVGQWSWSNSAVLIVHCYFNVWQRLQTGWISFLRRREAVKHINALPSASQEQLATHNDVCAICYQTMNVTGSVRVTRCRHFFHGNCLRKWLYVQEKCPMCSSAITLTQAEESSASAGASESPANEANKTASQDRKVHFSFENQSSGSSESNEGTEESEDGASPSQNTATASTSATFPQNQNFDTLLHAAQQDVRQAKLRGAQARHSRSKSESLARILE
- the LOC124338169 gene encoding uncharacterized protein LOC124338169, producing the protein MCRPETRHTPVGWLYFLAVICVTAPFVVSHEAEMHGWDSSQGKRADALDSLFSNLEIEKLQALLKNIPPAELRKVASQVVGDISASQPTELEKRRSILKAIKEKGLLESWKEDLESLIFDDNALPTDDSDDKAKKFQNNLKCNEKHGDGPSVPHEHHHDMPEGPMSKNIKESVDQLLGLSESNGTPSSSNQEHILRNDAEYLLQVAEDELDEPEEKLLPPKHDPKPYQTSKKSSSSEKRKESNKKPYKKEEPLDALVGMAKKLLGQEGNNPTLDIVANMASAYIKNMDNSGKKKNANSGPDLSAMLQMASLFSGGNAGQDNPLQSIMSLLGNSGMDMNQLLQMGSAFMGNGLEAPASRKSKSSNPFAEMLIRIVANFLNMDSVVLLDYYTGLTKLTEAKSWNEINAILRKTTGMDVETTLDLLMNDDVRQQLSDSATSSLAHWLQEFLDPDSFQSKITYLNAFAFQNKYPLVDSKNFVESLSVLVERLSEDYLNAKINLRPYLKQSEKQINALLHVDGSERLDFRKLSENELALIIRNTMKNEVFDPLAELWTDFRYATRFPKCARTIVCLRNAPSNSARSSQGLKQGVTRAMSTVVVWALSKTNNRGMPPFDVLYKAAFDGTTDCETKYRENCNQILNGPLPSMRLDYEHHEL